In a genomic window of Meriones unguiculatus strain TT.TT164.6M chromosome 8, Bangor_MerUng_6.1, whole genome shotgun sequence:
- the Pdgfb gene encoding platelet-derived growth factor subunit B isoform X1 — translation MNRCWALFLPLCCYLRLVSAEGDPIPEELYEMLSDHSIRSFDDLQRLLHGDSVDEDGAELGLNMTRAHTGAEPESSSRGRRSLGSLAAAEPAVIAECKTRTEVFQISRNLIDRTNANFLVWPPCVEVQRCSGCCNNRNVQCRASRVQMRPVQVRKIEIVRKKPVFKKATVTLEDHLACKCETVVTPRPVTRSPGTSREQRAKTPQTRVTVRTVRIRRPPKGKHRKFKHTRDKKALKETLGA, via the exons ATGAATCGCTGCTGGGCGCTTTTCCTGCCTCTCTGCTGCTACCTGCGTCTGGTCAGCGCCGAG GGGGACCCCATTCCCGAGGAACTCTATGAGATGCTGAGTGACCACTCCATCCGCTCCTTTGATGACCTCCAGCGCCTGCTGCACGGAGACTCCGTAG ATGAAGATGGGGCCGAGCTGGGCCTGAACATGACCCGAGCACACACTGGAGCCGAGCCAGAAAGCTCATCTCGAGGGAGGAGGAGCCTAG GCTCCCTGGCAGCCGCAGAGCCTGCCGTGATCGCCGAGTGCAAGACGCGCACGGAGGTGTTCCAGATCTCCCGGAACCTCATCGACCGCACTAACGCCAACTTCCTGGTGTGGCCGCCCTGCGTGGAGGTGCAGCGCTGTTCCGGCTGCTGCAACAACCGAAACGTGCAGTGCCGGGCCTCGCGGGTGCAGATGCGGCCTGTTCAG GTGAGAAAGATCGAGATTGTGCGGAAGAAGCCAGTCTTCAAGAAGGCCACAGTGACCCTGGAGGACCACCTGGCCTGCAAGTGTGAGACGGTAGTGACCCCCCGGCCTGTGACTCGAAGTCCTGGGACATCCCGGGAGCAGCGAG CCAAGACACCTCAGACGCGGGTGACCGTCCGGACGGTGCGAATCCGCCGGCCCCCCAAAGGGAAGCACCGAAAATTTAAGCACACGCGTGACAAGAAGGCACTGAAGGAAACCCTCGGGGCCTAG
- the Pdgfb gene encoding platelet-derived growth factor subunit B isoform X2, translated as MLSDHSIRSFDDLQRLLHGDSVDEDGAELGLNMTRAHTGAEPESSSRGRRSLGSLAAAEPAVIAECKTRTEVFQISRNLIDRTNANFLVWPPCVEVQRCSGCCNNRNVQCRASRVQMRPVQVRKIEIVRKKPVFKKATVTLEDHLACKCETVVTPRPVTRSPGTSREQRAKTPQTRVTVRTVRIRRPPKGKHRKFKHTRDKKALKETLGA; from the exons ATGCTGAGTGACCACTCCATCCGCTCCTTTGATGACCTCCAGCGCCTGCTGCACGGAGACTCCGTAG ATGAAGATGGGGCCGAGCTGGGCCTGAACATGACCCGAGCACACACTGGAGCCGAGCCAGAAAGCTCATCTCGAGGGAGGAGGAGCCTAG GCTCCCTGGCAGCCGCAGAGCCTGCCGTGATCGCCGAGTGCAAGACGCGCACGGAGGTGTTCCAGATCTCCCGGAACCTCATCGACCGCACTAACGCCAACTTCCTGGTGTGGCCGCCCTGCGTGGAGGTGCAGCGCTGTTCCGGCTGCTGCAACAACCGAAACGTGCAGTGCCGGGCCTCGCGGGTGCAGATGCGGCCTGTTCAG GTGAGAAAGATCGAGATTGTGCGGAAGAAGCCAGTCTTCAAGAAGGCCACAGTGACCCTGGAGGACCACCTGGCCTGCAAGTGTGAGACGGTAGTGACCCCCCGGCCTGTGACTCGAAGTCCTGGGACATCCCGGGAGCAGCGAG CCAAGACACCTCAGACGCGGGTGACCGTCCGGACGGTGCGAATCCGCCGGCCCCCCAAAGGGAAGCACCGAAAATTTAAGCACACGCGTGACAAGAAGGCACTGAAGGAAACCCTCGGGGCCTAG